A region of Candidatus Dormiibacterota bacterium DNA encodes the following proteins:
- a CDS encoding AraC family transcriptional regulator, whose translation MDNKNASSPEAPFTTLIQLDGRSPVPSQFHTPGSFTIIRLQSPAGLPDRITKLSPVPALLVSISLKSLASSSYQVWTADKLIVTSIVQPFRSNVIDFDSQPRCWAGGAFDYVHYSVPRKGLDDIAEDLGFGRVSDYRLAVLEDDLVVAQITKGILPFLGRSDRLSVLALDQLSLVLGAHLLQQYGVLQKTARPSKGGLAPWQKRRASELLHENMHGRIRLSDIARECGLSVSHFARSFKISFGTSTHQWLIQHRIDHAKQLMSQTSMSLIDIAIQSGFNDQAAFTRIFHQLVGVSPGRWRRHHMTGNFRA comes from the coding sequence ATGGACAACAAGAACGCTTCGTCACCTGAAGCTCCCTTCACAACGTTGATTCAATTGGACGGGAGGTCCCCCGTTCCATCGCAGTTTCATACTCCGGGGAGTTTTACGATCATCCGGCTCCAGTCACCGGCTGGGCTTCCTGACCGAATCACGAAGCTATCGCCCGTCCCCGCTCTGCTGGTGTCGATCTCCCTTAAGTCTCTGGCATCATCGAGCTACCAGGTGTGGACAGCAGACAAGCTCATTGTCACATCCATCGTTCAACCGTTTCGCTCCAATGTCATCGATTTCGATTCACAGCCAAGGTGCTGGGCAGGTGGTGCCTTCGATTACGTTCACTATTCTGTTCCTCGTAAGGGACTCGATGACATTGCCGAGGATCTCGGGTTTGGCCGGGTGAGTGACTATCGCCTTGCCGTGCTCGAAGACGATCTGGTTGTTGCCCAGATCACCAAAGGCATCCTTCCGTTCCTTGGGCGGAGCGACCGTCTCTCTGTGCTGGCTCTCGATCAATTAAGCCTCGTCCTCGGAGCACATCTTCTCCAGCAGTACGGTGTACTCCAGAAAACAGCACGGCCTTCAAAGGGAGGTCTGGCGCCATGGCAGAAGCGACGAGCGTCGGAACTTCTTCATGAGAACATGCATGGCCGGATCAGGCTTTCCGACATTGCACGCGAATGCGGACTTTCCGTCAGCCACTTTGCCCGTTCATTTAAAATCTCTTTCGGCACCTCCACTCACCAGTGGCTGATTCAGCATCGCATCGACCACGCCAAACAACTGATGAGCCAGACCAGCATGTCGCTGATCGACATCGCGATTCAGTCGGGATTTAACGACCAGGCAGCGTTCACGCGCATATTCCATCAACTCGTCGGGGTCAGCCCCGGAAGATGGCGCCGCCATCACATGACTGGGAATTTCCGAGCGTAA